The Christiangramia forsetii KT0803 DNA segment GGAATGATTTTGCTGCTACTGAGAATAGTGTACTAGTAGTCTAATAGAATTTAATATTGACTTAAGTTAATTAGCTGATCTATTCAGTTACTTTCACACCATTCCAAAAAGCTACGTAATTTTCAATGGGTTTTGCTGCGTGGCTAGCCTCCGGGTAGTACCATGCGGCATCCTCATTTGTATTACCATTTACTTTCACGCTAAAATAGGAAGCTTTTCCTTTCCACGGG contains these protein-coding regions:
- a CDS encoding DUF427 domain-containing protein, giving the protein MKAIWNDTVIAESSNTKIVENNHYFPREDIKEEYFEPSNSHTRCPWKGKASYFSVKVNGNTNEDAAWYYPEASHAAKPIENYVAFWNGVKVTE